A genomic segment from Propioniciclava sp. MC1595 encodes:
- a CDS encoding response regulator transcription factor — translation MATVGDGLQEDPVTENTIRIVLVDDDPLVRAGLGLILGGSPDLEVVAEAADGVEAVQVVAEHKPDIVLMDIRMPRRDGIAATAEILARPDAPRVVVLTTFDSDDMVLKALQAGASGFLLKDTPPPKMVEAIRAVDAGETTLSPSVISQVIGLATKSVDDGRGEAALKQLDALTEREREVAVAIGQGKSNAEIAGELYMSIATVKAYVTRIFYKLGVDNRVQVAMRVHDAGLV, via the coding sequence ATGGCTACCGTGGGAGACGGACTTCAGGAGGACCCCGTGACCGAGAACACCATCCGCATCGTGCTGGTCGACGACGACCCGCTGGTCCGAGCCGGGCTGGGGCTGATCCTCGGCGGCTCGCCCGACCTCGAGGTGGTCGCCGAGGCCGCCGACGGTGTCGAGGCCGTGCAGGTCGTGGCCGAGCACAAGCCCGACATCGTGCTCATGGACATCCGGATGCCGCGGCGCGACGGCATCGCCGCCACCGCCGAGATCCTCGCCCGGCCGGATGCCCCGCGCGTGGTCGTGCTGACGACCTTCGACTCCGACGACATGGTGCTGAAGGCGCTGCAGGCGGGGGCGTCGGGCTTCCTGCTCAAGGACACCCCGCCGCCGAAGATGGTCGAGGCGATCCGCGCCGTGGATGCCGGCGAGACCACCCTGTCGCCGTCGGTCATCTCGCAGGTCATCGGGCTGGCGACGAAGTCGGTCGACGACGGCCGCGGCGAGGCCGCGCTGAAGCAGCTGGACGCCCTCACCGAGCGCGAGCGCGAGGTCGCCGTCGCCATCGGGCAGGGCAAGTCGAACGCCGAGATCGCGGGCGAGCTGTACATGTCGATCGCGACCGTGAAGGCCTACGTCACGCGCATCTTCTACAAGCTGGGCGTCGACAACCGCGTCCAGGTCGCGATGCGGGTCCACGACGCGGGGCTGGTGTAG
- the cysS gene encoding cysteine--tRNA ligase, which produces MSLHLYDTATRTKTEFKPLVEGKVSIYACGPTVQKPPHLGHVRKEVNFDVLRRWLEHAGHEVTLVANITDIDDKILALSAETGEPWWALGYRVEGQFHEAIRALGVRPPTYEPKATGHIPEMVELIAELIDAGHAYAADDGSGDVYFDVASWPAYGSLSGMRADEMASDEEADLRGKRDPRDFALWKGTKPGEPATASWPAPWGRGRPGWHIECSAMAGKYLGPEFDIHGGGLDLRFPHHENEMAQSQAAGRPFARVWMHNAWVTMAGEKMSKSLGNTADVGDAVAQYGGRAVRLYLAGPHYRSAIELSDASLAESAAQLERIDSFLARAGEVLGEVAYEGTTGDRRDARAAFTAAMDDDLGTPAALAALFGRVKDGNQAIASGDRDAVGWAAVDVTWMLGILGLDPAAPEWAHTQGAASDDLTGVVDALVGTMLEQRAAARANKDWAAADAIRDSLAAAGLTITDTKDGARWSRERG; this is translated from the coding sequence GTGAGCCTGCACCTGTACGACACCGCGACACGCACCAAGACCGAGTTCAAGCCCCTCGTCGAGGGCAAGGTCTCGATCTACGCGTGCGGTCCTACCGTGCAGAAGCCCCCACACCTGGGCCACGTCCGCAAGGAGGTCAACTTCGACGTCCTGCGCCGCTGGCTGGAGCACGCGGGCCACGAGGTCACCCTCGTGGCGAACATCACCGACATCGACGACAAGATCCTCGCGCTCTCGGCCGAGACCGGCGAGCCCTGGTGGGCGCTGGGCTACCGGGTCGAGGGGCAGTTCCACGAGGCGATCCGCGCCCTGGGCGTCCGCCCGCCGACCTACGAGCCGAAGGCGACCGGCCACATCCCCGAGATGGTCGAGCTGATCGCCGAGCTCATCGATGCCGGGCACGCCTACGCGGCCGACGACGGCTCGGGCGACGTCTACTTCGACGTGGCCAGCTGGCCCGCCTACGGGTCGCTGTCGGGCATGCGCGCCGACGAGATGGCGTCCGACGAGGAGGCCGACCTGCGCGGCAAGCGAGACCCCCGCGACTTCGCGCTGTGGAAGGGCACCAAGCCCGGCGAGCCTGCGACCGCGTCGTGGCCGGCCCCGTGGGGCCGCGGCCGACCCGGTTGGCACATCGAGTGCTCCGCGATGGCGGGCAAGTACCTCGGCCCCGAGTTCGACATCCACGGCGGCGGCCTCGACCTGCGCTTCCCGCACCACGAGAACGAGATGGCCCAGAGCCAGGCGGCGGGGCGTCCGTTCGCGCGGGTGTGGATGCACAACGCGTGGGTCACCATGGCCGGCGAGAAGATGAGCAAGAGCCTCGGCAACACCGCCGACGTGGGGGACGCCGTCGCGCAGTACGGCGGCCGCGCGGTCCGGCTGTACCTGGCCGGCCCCCACTACCGCTCGGCGATCGAGCTCTCGGACGCCTCGCTGGCCGAGTCCGCCGCCCAGCTGGAGCGCATCGACTCCTTCCTCGCCCGGGCGGGCGAGGTGCTCGGCGAGGTCGCGTACGAGGGCACGACGGGCGACCGGCGGGACGCCCGCGCGGCGTTCACCGCCGCCATGGACGACGACCTCGGGACGCCGGCCGCCCTGGCCGCGCTGTTCGGCCGGGTCAAGGACGGCAACCAGGCGATCGCCTCGGGCGACCGGGACGCCGTCGGTTGGGCCGCCGTCGACGTGACGTGGATGCTCGGCATCCTCGGCCTCGACCCGGCCGCGCCCGAGTGGGCGCACACCCAGGGTGCGGCGTCCGACGACCTCACGGGCGTGGTCGACGCGCTCGTGGGCACGATGCTGGAGCAGCGTGCGGCCGCGCGCGCGAACAAGGACTGGGCCGCCGCCGACGCGATCCGCGACTCGCTGGCGGCCGCCGGCCTGACGATCACCGACACCAAGGACGGGGCCCGCTGGTCCCGCGAGAGGGGCTGA
- a CDS encoding ABC transporter ATP-binding protein: protein MATVSFKDATRVYPGADHPAVDKLNLEIGDGEFMVLVGPSGCGKSTSLRMLAGLEEVNAGAIHIGDRNVTDLPPKDRDIAMVFQNYALYPHMTVADNMGFALKMQNVPKADREKRVLEAAKLLGLESFLSRKPKALSGGQRQRVAMGRAIVRQPQVFLMDEPLSNLDAKLRVSTRTQIAALQQRLGVTTVYVTHDQVEAMTMGDRVAVMKDGLLQQVASPLELYDAPKNLFVAGFIGSPAMNLIAGKVVDGGVQVGDHVVPVAREILAKAQGEADLTLGIRPEHFHTTEDGKGIAIDVAVVEELGADSYLYGTLAGLSADEKLNANQIVARLQSRHPLTKRDVVRLEPDHGRMHVFSNKTGDRIS from the coding sequence ATGGCCACTGTCTCGTTCAAGGACGCCACGCGCGTCTACCCCGGTGCCGACCACCCGGCCGTCGACAAGCTGAACCTCGAGATCGGCGACGGCGAGTTCATGGTCCTCGTCGGCCCCTCCGGTTGCGGCAAGTCGACCTCGCTGCGCATGCTCGCCGGCCTGGAGGAGGTGAACGCGGGCGCCATCCACATCGGCGACCGCAACGTCACCGACCTGCCTCCCAAGGACCGCGACATCGCGATGGTCTTCCAGAACTACGCCCTGTACCCCCACATGACGGTGGCGGACAACATGGGCTTCGCCCTCAAGATGCAGAACGTGCCGAAGGCCGACCGCGAGAAGCGCGTCCTCGAGGCCGCCAAGCTGCTGGGCCTGGAGTCCTTCCTGTCCCGCAAGCCGAAGGCCCTCTCCGGTGGTCAGCGCCAGCGCGTCGCCATGGGCCGCGCGATCGTCCGCCAGCCGCAGGTCTTCCTCATGGACGAGCCGCTGTCGAACCTCGACGCGAAGCTCCGTGTGTCGACCCGTACGCAGATCGCCGCCCTCCAGCAGCGCCTCGGCGTCACGACCGTCTACGTCACCCACGACCAGGTCGAGGCCATGACGATGGGTGACCGCGTCGCGGTCATGAAGGACGGCCTGCTGCAGCAGGTCGCGTCCCCGCTCGAGCTGTACGACGCCCCGAAGAACCTCTTCGTCGCGGGCTTCATCGGCTCCCCGGCCATGAACCTGATCGCCGGCAAGGTCGTCGACGGCGGCGTCCAGGTGGGCGACCACGTCGTGCCCGTCGCGCGCGAGATCCTGGCCAAGGCCCAGGGCGAGGCCGACCTGACGCTGGGCATCCGTCCCGAGCACTTCCACACCACCGAGGACGGCAAGGGCATCGCCATCGACGTCGCCGTGGTCGAGGAGCTGGGTGCGGACTCGTACCTGTACGGCACCCTCGCCGGCCTCTCGGCCGACGAGAAGCTCAACGCGAACCAGATCGTGGCTCGCCTCCAGTCCCGCCACCCGCTCACCAAGCGCGACGTGGTCCGCCTGGAGCCCGACCACGGCCGCATGCACGTGTTCAGCAACAAGACCGGCGACCGCATCAGCTGA
- a CDS encoding DUF4032 domain-containing protein — translation MPRFLAAQPDARLLPLPWHIPLAEWPHEHLVALPRGISRHVVRFIQVGDEVYAAKEVIEAAAVHEYRMLTDLSRLDTPAVEPMGVVTNRLDADGDPLDSILLTRHLQFSLPYRSLFSTGVRRDTVSRLVDAMVVLLARLHLSGFLWGDVSLSNILFRRDAGEFAAYLVDAETAELHEQLSDGQRLHDLEIAMVNLFGEFSDLEAGRMLDESLDPLQLVQQIESRYRDLWRELTGLEKFAGSELARIESRVRRLNQLGFDVAELDISTSPTGDSITIQPKVVDAGHHSRRLLRLTGLDTEENQARRLLNDLDTYRARTNQGHVEESVVAHQWLTHAFEPVITAIPGHLAGKREPAQIFHEVLDYRWYQSQREHRDVPLTEAVQGYIHDVLSALPDEVISHEAFSPLGEQRQLANPLDPSQGFVEEEEMPEDPWEAEAFAPGTEVLPDFLDIEALRRRSQG, via the coding sequence GTGCCTCGATTCCTGGCGGCCCAGCCGGACGCCCGCCTCCTCCCGCTCCCTTGGCACATCCCGCTGGCCGAGTGGCCGCACGAGCACCTGGTCGCGCTCCCCCGGGGCATCTCCCGGCACGTGGTGCGGTTCATCCAGGTCGGCGACGAGGTGTACGCGGCCAAGGAGGTCATCGAGGCCGCGGCCGTCCACGAGTACCGAATGCTCACCGACCTCAGCCGCCTCGACACCCCCGCCGTCGAGCCGATGGGCGTGGTCACCAACCGCCTGGACGCCGACGGCGACCCCTTGGACTCGATCCTGCTCACCCGGCACCTGCAGTTCTCGTTGCCCTACCGCTCGCTGTTCTCCACCGGCGTGCGCCGCGACACCGTCTCCCGCCTCGTGGACGCGATGGTGGTGCTGCTGGCCCGCCTGCACCTGAGCGGGTTCCTGTGGGGGGACGTGTCCCTGTCGAACATCCTCTTCCGGCGCGACGCGGGTGAGTTCGCCGCCTACCTGGTCGACGCCGAGACCGCCGAGCTGCACGAGCAGCTGTCCGACGGCCAGCGGCTGCACGACCTCGAGATCGCGATGGTGAACCTGTTCGGCGAGTTCTCCGACCTCGAGGCCGGCCGGATGCTCGACGAGTCCCTCGACCCGCTGCAGCTGGTGCAGCAGATCGAGTCCCGCTACCGCGACCTGTGGCGCGAGCTCACCGGGCTGGAGAAGTTCGCCGGCTCCGAGCTCGCGCGCATCGAGTCGCGCGTGCGCCGGCTCAACCAGCTGGGCTTCGACGTCGCCGAGCTCGACATCAGCACCTCCCCCACCGGCGACTCGATCACCATCCAGCCGAAGGTCGTGGACGCCGGGCACCACTCCCGGCGCCTGCTGCGGTTGACCGGCCTCGACACTGAGGAGAACCAGGCCCGCCGCCTGCTCAACGACCTCGACACCTACCGCGCCCGCACCAACCAGGGCCACGTCGAGGAGTCCGTCGTCGCCCACCAGTGGCTGACCCACGCGTTCGAGCCGGTGATCACGGCGATCCCCGGGCACCTGGCCGGCAAGCGCGAGCCCGCGCAGATCTTCCACGAGGTGCTGGACTACCGCTGGTACCAGAGCCAGCGCGAGCACCGCGACGTGCCGCTGACCGAGGCGGTGCAGGGCTACATCCACGACGTGCTCAGCGCACTGCCCGACGAGGTGATCTCCCACGAGGCCTTCTCGCCGCTGGGCGAGCAGCGCCAGCTGGCCAACCCCCTCGACCCCTCGCAGGGGTTCGTCGAGGAGGAGGAGATGCCCGAGGACCCGTGGGAGGCCGAGGCGTTCGCCCCCGGCACCGAGGTGCTGCCGGACTTCCTCGACATCGAGGCCCTGCGGCGGCGCTCGCAGGGGTGA
- a CDS encoding multidrug efflux SMR transporter codes for MDWVILLASGVLEAVWATALGASDGLRKWKPTLAFVVASVLSLYGLGVAMVTIPVGTAYAVWTATGATLTVVWAMVRGVEPATLRRVLLLMGIVACVVGLKVVG; via the coding sequence GTGGACTGGGTGATCCTGCTGGCCTCGGGCGTGCTCGAGGCGGTGTGGGCGACGGCGCTGGGCGCGTCGGACGGCCTGAGGAAGTGGAAGCCGACCCTGGCGTTCGTGGTCGCGTCCGTGCTGAGTCTGTACGGGCTGGGGGTGGCGATGGTCACGATCCCGGTCGGGACCGCCTACGCCGTCTGGACCGCCACCGGCGCGACCCTGACCGTGGTGTGGGCGATGGTGCGCGGCGTCGAGCCCGCCACGCTGCGCCGCGTGCTGCTGCTGATGGGCATCGTCGCCTGCGTCGTCGGCCTGAAGGTGGTGGGTTGA
- a CDS encoding DedA family protein: MTSQPAPETPDAAAAASEPEWWDDPALPWKHKPGRADLICMSALSVVAIYALVMLPLRPIILGLAPHLLGSLGYRTGLVLVGALAAVGDRWWPLVLVVGSLMAMKFDWVYWWAGKLWGRNIMDVWSANKSERTQRRWEKIWNGARRFETLAIFVTFLPIPIPAGVVYAALGAAGTRLWKFLAVCFGSALLTTAGYMALGYWIGEPAVQVVDTYGRYLWYLSIAILVGMFAVFWYRQRGAQQQASTEDR, from the coding sequence GTGACCTCGCAGCCCGCCCCCGAGACCCCGGACGCCGCAGCCGCGGCGTCCGAGCCCGAGTGGTGGGACGACCCCGCCCTGCCGTGGAAGCACAAGCCGGGCCGCGCCGACCTGATCTGCATGTCCGCGCTGTCGGTCGTGGCCATCTACGCGCTGGTGATGCTGCCGCTGCGCCCGATCATCCTGGGCCTGGCGCCGCACCTGCTCGGCTCGCTCGGTTACCGCACCGGCCTGGTGCTGGTCGGCGCGCTGGCCGCCGTGGGGGACCGCTGGTGGCCGCTGGTCCTGGTCGTGGGGTCGCTGATGGCGATGAAGTTCGACTGGGTCTACTGGTGGGCCGGCAAGCTCTGGGGCCGCAACATCATGGACGTGTGGTCGGCCAACAAGTCGGAGCGCACCCAGCGCCGCTGGGAGAAGATCTGGAACGGCGCCCGCCGGTTCGAGACCTTGGCCATCTTCGTGACCTTCCTGCCCATCCCGATCCCGGCCGGCGTGGTGTACGCCGCCCTGGGCGCGGCCGGCACCAGGTTGTGGAAGTTCCTGGCCGTCTGCTTCGGCAGCGCCCTGCTCACCACTGCCGGCTACATGGCGCTGGGCTACTGGATCGGCGAGCCGGCCGTGCAGGTCGTCGACACCTACGGCCGCTACCTGTGGTACCTCTCGATCGCGATCCTCGTCGGCATGTTCGCCGTGTTCTGGTACCGCCAGCGCGGGGCCCAGCAGCAGGCGTCGACCGAGGACCGGTGA
- a CDS encoding multidrug efflux SMR transporter — protein sequence MPWIVLVVSAVLEAVWATALAQSAGLTLLGPTVVFFVATVLSVVGLGCAMKSIPTGTAYAVWTGIGAVLTVAWAAATGAEPLSPVKVLLLAGIIGCVIGLKFSTPAAPDPVAGSTEA from the coding sequence GTGCCGTGGATCGTGTTGGTCGTGTCGGCCGTGCTCGAGGCCGTCTGGGCGACCGCCCTCGCGCAGTCGGCCGGGTTGACCCTGCTGGGGCCGACCGTGGTGTTCTTCGTGGCGACCGTGCTCTCGGTCGTCGGGCTGGGCTGTGCGATGAAGTCGATCCCGACCGGGACGGCCTACGCCGTCTGGACCGGTATCGGCGCCGTGCTCACCGTCGCCTGGGCCGCCGCGACCGGGGCCGAGCCGCTGTCGCCGGTCAAGGTGCTGCTGCTGGCCGGGATCATCGGCTGCGTGATCGGCCTGAAGTTCTCCACGCCCGCTGCGCCCGACCCGGTGGCCGGCTCGACCGAAGCCTGA
- the rlmB gene encoding 23S rRNA (guanosine(2251)-2'-O)-methyltransferase RlmB, protein MAGNSQRKGAVRKRGKGIGPTGRTAGSGGRVKRGLEGKGPTPKAEDRPYHKAYRKRRPEESPISGNKPRGRRTPPGEQRVRQGAAKAPGADWVIGRNPVLEALQADLPVRRAYLMEGADRDTRIADILKIAAEKGITLLQASRSELDRLTAGAVHQGVAIQLPEYEYAHPGDLLEDALADDDAPIVVACDQVTDPRNLGAIIRSAAAFGAVGVIVPERRSAHMTAAAWKTSAGAAVRVPVALATNLNRVLRDYAEAGFVVVGLAGEGEVDIAEIPGVDGPVLLVVGSEGEGLSQLVRKNCDVLASIPIASEVESLNASVAASIALYEVARSR, encoded by the coding sequence ATGGCCGGCAATTCGCAGCGCAAGGGAGCCGTGCGCAAGCGCGGCAAGGGCATCGGCCCGACGGGCCGCACCGCAGGCTCGGGCGGGCGCGTCAAGCGCGGGCTCGAGGGCAAGGGCCCCACGCCCAAGGCCGAGGACCGCCCGTACCACAAGGCGTACCGCAAGCGTCGCCCGGAGGAGTCGCCGATCTCGGGGAACAAGCCGCGCGGCCGCCGCACGCCCCCCGGCGAGCAGCGTGTCCGCCAGGGCGCCGCGAAGGCTCCCGGGGCGGACTGGGTGATCGGCCGCAACCCCGTGCTCGAGGCCCTGCAGGCAGACCTGCCGGTGCGCCGCGCCTACCTGATGGAGGGCGCCGACCGCGACACCCGGATCGCCGACATCCTGAAGATCGCCGCCGAGAAGGGCATCACGCTGCTGCAGGCGTCCCGCTCCGAGCTCGACCGGCTGACCGCCGGTGCCGTGCACCAGGGCGTCGCGATCCAGCTTCCCGAGTACGAGTACGCGCACCCCGGCGACCTGCTCGAGGACGCCCTCGCCGATGACGACGCCCCCATCGTGGTGGCCTGCGACCAGGTCACCGACCCCCGCAACCTGGGCGCGATCATCCGCTCGGCGGCCGCCTTCGGCGCCGTGGGCGTGATCGTGCCGGAGCGCCGCTCGGCCCACATGACGGCCGCGGCCTGGAAGACCTCGGCCGGCGCCGCCGTGCGCGTCCCGGTCGCACTGGCCACCAACCTCAACCGCGTGCTGCGCGACTACGCCGAGGCCGGCTTCGTCGTGGTCGGCCTGGCCGGCGAGGGTGAGGTCGACATCGCCGAGATCCCCGGCGTCGACGGCCCGGTGCTGCTCGTCGTCGGCTCCGAGGGCGAGGGGCTGAGCCAGCTCGTGCGCAAGAACTGCGACGTGCTGGCGTCCATCCCGATCGCCTCCGAGGTCGAGTCGCTGAACGCGTCCGTGGCGGCGTCCATCGCCCTCTACGAGGTGGCGCGCAGCCGCTGA
- a CDS encoding sensor histidine kinase, translating to MPFRPTWAAMFEPELYPPPPLTGFGFAWRYAVAIGCFFAMAAVWVLAFQARTTGVILDVPIPPEEIGSLPPVWWAVLDPVLGAIGLATIHLRRRFPLILAVGTAVFSFASASIAAVAVWAFISNASRRNLRNTLIAWATTLASSLAGFLLPWSVPFTWSSLVGVALLSTAMALLGMYLGVRRDRAAGFLRRVEQAEADRQFAVLAERNRIAREMHDVLAHRISLVSMHAGVLAYRGDLPPEKTQEIAAIIQENAHASLTELRSVLSTLREVPTLDAAGAVVGAGATASGPVAAPQPTLADLPALIEEVHASGQRLEVVDTLDAASVPLVQQRHLYRIVQECLTNARKHAPRALVRLELSGNRREGITLRCGNDLTDLSAAIPGSKLGLVGITERAHMLGGRLDAGVRGGRFEVEAWLPWETDFRRTP from the coding sequence ATGCCCTTCCGCCCCACCTGGGCCGCGATGTTCGAGCCCGAGCTGTACCCGCCCCCGCCGCTGACCGGCTTCGGCTTCGCGTGGCGCTACGCGGTCGCCATCGGGTGCTTCTTCGCCATGGCAGCCGTCTGGGTGCTGGCGTTCCAAGCCCGAACGACCGGGGTGATCCTCGACGTCCCGATCCCACCCGAGGAGATCGGCAGCCTGCCCCCGGTCTGGTGGGCGGTACTGGACCCGGTCCTGGGCGCGATCGGGCTGGCCACGATCCACCTGCGCCGGCGATTCCCCCTGATCCTCGCCGTCGGCACCGCGGTCTTCTCGTTCGCTTCGGCCTCCATCGCGGCGGTCGCGGTCTGGGCCTTCATCTCCAACGCCTCACGCCGCAACCTGCGCAACACGCTCATCGCGTGGGCGACCACCCTGGCGTCGTCGCTGGCCGGCTTCCTCCTGCCGTGGTCGGTGCCCTTCACGTGGTCCAGCTTGGTCGGCGTGGCGCTCCTCAGCACCGCGATGGCGCTGCTGGGGATGTACCTGGGCGTCCGTCGTGACCGCGCGGCCGGATTCCTGCGCCGCGTCGAGCAGGCCGAGGCCGACCGCCAGTTCGCCGTGCTCGCCGAGCGCAACCGGATCGCCCGCGAGATGCACGACGTGCTGGCCCACCGCATCTCGCTGGTCTCGATGCACGCCGGCGTGCTGGCCTACCGCGGCGACCTGCCGCCGGAGAAGACCCAGGAGATCGCCGCGATCATCCAGGAGAACGCGCACGCCTCCCTCACCGAGCTGCGGTCGGTGCTGTCCACCCTCCGCGAGGTGCCGACGCTGGACGCCGCGGGTGCGGTGGTCGGGGCCGGGGCCACGGCGTCCGGGCCGGTCGCCGCGCCGCAGCCGACGCTCGCCGACCTGCCCGCCCTGATCGAGGAGGTGCACGCCTCGGGGCAGCGGCTCGAGGTGGTCGACACGCTGGACGCGGCGTCCGTGCCCCTGGTGCAGCAGCGCCACCTCTACCGGATCGTGCAGGAGTGCCTGACCAACGCCCGCAAGCACGCGCCGCGCGCGCTGGTGCGGCTGGAGCTGTCGGGCAACCGTCGCGAGGGCATCACCCTGCGGTGCGGCAACGACCTGACCGACCTGAGCGCCGCGATCCCTGGCTCGAAGCTCGGGCTGGTCGGCATCACCGAACGCGCCCACATGCTGGGCGGGCGCCTCGACGCCGGCGTGAGAGGCGGCCGGTTCGAGGTCGAGGCATGGCTACCGTGGGAGACGGACTTCAGGAGGACCCCGTGA
- a CDS encoding bifunctional 2-polyprenyl-6-hydroxyphenol methylase/3-demethylubiquinol 3-O-methyltransferase UbiG — protein MDPSKLAPTNLTAAMLRAARRSKWADAVANNPNHSAWYVQRFRDMAAGGTDLVGEARLIDAMAPRGATILDAGCGPGRHAGYLHAAGHTVVGVDLDPVLIQAAEEDFPGPRYVVGDLADVVLPEDAPLQFDLVFSAGNVMGFLHPDTRRDVLANIAGWLNPEGRAVIGYGAGRGYDFDDFVKDAASSGLLLKQAFSTWDLQLFTEDSQFLVAVLHRA, from the coding sequence GTGGACCCCAGCAAGCTCGCCCCGACCAACCTCACCGCCGCCATGCTGCGCGCGGCGCGGCGCAGCAAGTGGGCCGACGCCGTGGCCAACAACCCCAACCACTCGGCCTGGTACGTGCAGCGGTTCCGCGACATGGCCGCAGGCGGCACCGACCTGGTCGGCGAGGCGCGCCTGATCGACGCGATGGCCCCGCGCGGCGCCACGATCCTCGACGCCGGCTGCGGTCCCGGCCGCCACGCCGGCTACCTGCACGCGGCGGGCCACACCGTCGTCGGCGTCGACCTCGACCCGGTCCTCATCCAGGCCGCCGAGGAGGACTTCCCCGGCCCGCGCTACGTGGTCGGCGACCTCGCCGACGTCGTCCTGCCGGAGGACGCCCCCCTGCAGTTCGACCTCGTGTTCTCGGCCGGCAACGTGATGGGCTTCCTGCACCCCGACACCCGCCGCGACGTGCTGGCCAACATCGCCGGCTGGCTGAACCCGGAGGGCCGTGCGGTGATCGGGTACGGCGCCGGGCGCGGCTACGACTTCGACGACTTCGTCAAGGACGCCGCGAGCTCGGGCCTGCTGCTCAAGCAGGCCTTCTCGACCTGGGACCTCCAGCTCTTCACCGAGGACTCCCAGTTCCTGGTGGCGGTGCTGCACCGGGCGTGA
- a CDS encoding DUF808 domain-containing protein, translating into MSGGLAALLDDIAALAKLAAASVDDVAAAAGRAGAKAAGVVIDDAAVTPRYVTGFSPARELPMIRTIAIGSLRNKFLFILPAILVLSQFVPWILTPLLMLGGLYLSYEGAEKIWEKVSGHGKDNPKNKTPVALQGGDQEKGMTSGAIRTDFILSAEIMVIALNEVANEPIVSRAIILAVVALAITIGVYGVVALIVKMDDIGLHLVESGRGPGIGNALVKGMPKLLTALGIIGTIAMLWVGGHILLVGVDELGWHAPYGFVHDAEVLVAGATGPLGGFMGWLTNTFFSFLVGLFVGGIIVAIMHVIPRKGGHGDASGHGSPETARPADHDRMVPGSAQGNSLGGLAALQAAERRAEREEHEGH; encoded by the coding sequence ATGAGCGGCGGCCTCGCAGCACTGCTGGACGACATCGCGGCGCTGGCCAAGCTGGCCGCAGCCTCGGTCGACGACGTGGCCGCGGCCGCCGGGCGCGCGGGCGCCAAGGCCGCCGGCGTCGTCATCGACGACGCAGCCGTGACCCCCCGCTACGTGACCGGCTTCAGCCCGGCGCGCGAGCTGCCGATGATCAGGACGATCGCGATCGGGTCGCTGCGCAACAAGTTCCTGTTCATCCTCCCGGCCATCCTGGTGCTGTCCCAGTTCGTGCCGTGGATCCTCACGCCCCTGCTCATGCTCGGCGGCCTGTACCTGAGCTACGAGGGCGCCGAGAAGATCTGGGAGAAGGTCTCCGGCCACGGCAAGGACAACCCCAAGAACAAGACGCCCGTCGCGCTGCAGGGCGGCGACCAGGAGAAGGGGATGACGTCGGGCGCGATCCGCACCGACTTCATCCTGTCGGCCGAGATCATGGTGATCGCGCTCAACGAGGTCGCCAACGAGCCGATCGTCTCCCGCGCCATCATCCTGGCCGTCGTCGCGCTCGCCATCACGATCGGCGTCTACGGCGTGGTCGCCCTCATCGTGAAGATGGACGACATCGGCCTCCACCTCGTGGAGAGCGGTCGTGGGCCCGGCATCGGCAACGCCCTGGTCAAGGGCATGCCCAAGCTGCTCACCGCCCTCGGCATCATCGGCACCATCGCGATGCTGTGGGTCGGCGGCCACATCCTGCTGGTCGGCGTCGACGAACTCGGCTGGCACGCCCCGTACGGTTTCGTCCACGACGCCGAGGTGCTGGTCGCCGGCGCCACCGGCCCGCTCGGCGGGTTCATGGGCTGGCTGACGAACACCTTCTTCTCGTTCCTCGTCGGCCTGTTCGTGGGCGGCATCATCGTCGCGATCATGCACGTCATCCCCCGCAAGGGCGGCCACGGCGACGCGTCCGGCCACGGCAGCCCCGAGACCGCCCGCCCCGCCGACCACGACCGGATGGTCCCGGGCTCGGCCCAGGGCAACTCCCTCGGCGGGCTCGCCGCCCTGCAGGCGGCCGAGCGCCGCGCGGAGCGCGAGGAGCACGAGGGCCACTGA